A part of Roseitalea porphyridii genomic DNA contains:
- a CDS encoding response regulator codes for MFAEHKRLLAIDDDVSSAELIVRIAERCRYEAFATSDSRGVMNLASALKPSILAVDICMPNLDANDLFELLAGEQYRGRILIVSGQEPKVLEETRQRALALGLDAPFALLKPLDIPSLRNILLDRDLASAA; via the coding sequence ATGTTCGCCGAGCACAAGAGGCTGCTGGCGATCGACGATGACGTGTCGTCGGCCGAACTGATCGTCCGCATCGCCGAACGGTGCCGCTACGAGGCGTTCGCCACGTCGGATTCGCGCGGCGTCATGAACCTTGCGTCGGCGCTCAAGCCGTCGATCCTGGCGGTCGACATCTGCATGCCGAACCTGGACGCGAACGATCTGTTCGAACTGCTCGCCGGCGAGCAGTACAGGGGGCGCATCCTGATCGTCAGCGGCCAGGAGCCGAAGGTGCTCGAGGAAACGCGGCAGCGGGCGCTGGCGCTGGGTCTGGACGCGCCCTTTGCGCTGCTAAAGCCGCTCGACATACCCTCGCTGCGCAACATCCTGCTCGACCGGGATCTCGCCTCGGCGGCGTGA
- a CDS encoding aminotransferase class I/II-fold pyridoxal phosphate-dependent enzyme gives MAYKANDTKNENVTLGALTGSLRDYKAMTGTNMLSRTDGFFDWQEERRRCDLWPYAKSTATAPKTHCAAKTDSGFAMEGVNFASQDYLSLSSHPAVKEAAVEAIKEYGVHSAGSAALLGNTRHSLLLEQRITAFLDGRETVLYPTGWSAGFAAIQGFVRPDDHVVMDVLAHSCLQEGARASTRNIHYHGHLNIRAMERRLQKIRASDTENGILLVTESLFSMHSDTPDIAAMRALCDEYDAVLLVDCAHDFGSMADDGRGHMSLQNVLHDVDIIIGSFSKTFASNGGFISVKDRASAEYLKYYSATQTFSNALSPVQAAAVLAAFDIVDSAEGRDRRRKLMDNILYMRSEMTKVGLETLGDPSAIVPVRVGAEGLARIASRELSGLGAIANLVEYPAVPQGGARFRVQVMSDHSHADVDQLVRLMLQAMRNAEKEYLVLCDQHPSLMKNQRAAAPALDSVRDAA, from the coding sequence ATGGCTTACAAGGCCAACGACACAAAAAACGAAAATGTCACTCTTGGTGCACTGACCGGCAGCCTGCGCGATTACAAGGCGATGACCGGCACCAACATGCTGAGCCGCACGGACGGCTTCTTTGACTGGCAGGAAGAACGGCGGCGCTGCGATCTGTGGCCCTACGCCAAGTCGACGGCCACCGCGCCGAAGACGCACTGCGCGGCCAAGACCGATTCGGGCTTCGCCATGGAAGGCGTCAATTTTGCCAGCCAAGACTATCTGAGCCTGTCCTCGCATCCGGCCGTCAAGGAAGCGGCCGTCGAGGCGATCAAGGAGTATGGCGTGCACAGCGCCGGCTCGGCCGCGCTTCTGGGCAACACGCGCCATTCGCTGCTGCTCGAACAGCGCATCACCGCGTTTCTCGACGGTCGCGAGACTGTGCTCTATCCGACAGGCTGGTCGGCCGGCTTCGCCGCGATCCAGGGGTTCGTCCGGCCGGACGATCACGTGGTCATGGACGTCCTGGCGCATTCCTGCCTGCAGGAGGGCGCGCGCGCCTCGACCCGCAACATCCACTATCACGGTCATCTGAACATCCGCGCGATGGAGCGGCGTCTGCAGAAGATCCGCGCCAGCGACACCGAGAATGGCATCCTGCTGGTCACCGAGAGCCTCTTTTCGATGCATTCGGACACGCCGGACATCGCGGCCATGCGGGCGCTGTGCGACGAATACGATGCCGTGCTGCTCGTCGACTGCGCGCACGATTTCGGCTCGATGGCCGATGACGGCCGCGGGCACATGAGCCTTCAGAACGTGCTGCACGATGTCGACATCATCATCGGCAGCTTCTCGAAGACGTTCGCCTCCAATGGCGGGTTCATCTCGGTCAAGGACCGCGCATCGGCGGAGTACCTGAAGTACTATTCGGCCACGCAGACCTTCTCGAACGCCCTGTCGCCGGTGCAGGCGGCCGCCGTTCTGGCCGCCTTCGACATCGTCGACTCGGCCGAGGGACGCGATCGTCGCCGCAAGCTGATGGACAACATCCTGTACATGCGTTCGGAGATGACCAAGGTCGGCCTCGAAACGCTGGGCGATCCTTCGGCGATCGTTCCCGTGCGCGTCGGCGCGGAGGGCCTTGCCCGCATCGCCTCGCGCGAACTGAGCGGCCTCGGGGCGATCGCCAATCTGGTCGAATACCCGGCGGTTCCGCAGGGTGGCGCGCGGTTCCGCGTGCAGGTGATGTCCGATCACAGCCACGCCGATGTCGACCAACTCGTGCGGCTGATGCTGCAGGCGATGCGCAACGCGGAGAAGGAGTATCTGGTGCTCTGCGACCAGCATCCGTCGCTGATGAAGAACCAGCGCGCCGCAGCGCCCGCGCTCGACAGCGTCCGGGACGCCGCCTGA
- a CDS encoding ABC transporter ATP-binding protein — MLTIENIEVTYHHTLQALRGLSLEVPDGRIVTLLGTNGAGKTTTLKAASNLLGLENGQIGDGRIVFDGKSTAGIAPDILVRRGMVHIREGRHIFTEMSVHDNLVAASYALKGSGRKADYDKVYAFFPRLKERRDQIAGYLSGGEQQMLAFGRAMIAQPRLILMDEPSLGLAPKIVEEIFATIRRLNSEDGASILLVEQNAAIAFSVADYGYIMESGQIVLEGPVEKLKDDPDIRSFYLGVGEQGAERQSFRNVKHYKRRKRWLS; from the coding sequence ATGCTGACGATCGAGAACATTGAGGTGACCTATCACCACACGCTGCAGGCGCTGCGGGGCCTTTCGCTCGAGGTGCCGGACGGCCGCATCGTCACGCTGCTGGGCACCAACGGGGCGGGAAAGACCACGACGCTGAAGGCGGCCTCCAACCTTCTGGGTCTGGAGAACGGCCAGATCGGCGACGGGCGCATCGTTTTCGACGGCAAGTCGACCGCGGGGATCGCACCCGACATCCTGGTCCGGCGCGGCATGGTGCACATTCGCGAGGGCCGGCACATCTTCACCGAAATGAGCGTGCACGACAATCTCGTCGCCGCCTCCTACGCCCTGAAGGGCTCGGGCCGGAAGGCCGATTACGACAAGGTCTACGCCTTCTTTCCGCGCCTCAAGGAGCGGCGCGACCAGATTGCCGGCTACCTGTCCGGCGGCGAACAGCAGATGCTCGCCTTCGGCCGGGCGATGATCGCACAGCCGCGGCTGATCCTGATGGACGAGCCTTCGCTGGGACTGGCTCCGAAGATCGTCGAGGAGATCTTCGCGACCATTCGCCGGCTCAACAGCGAGGACGGCGCCTCAATCCTGCTCGTCGAGCAGAATGCCGCCATCGCCTTTTCGGTCGCCGACTATGGCTACATCATGGAAAGCGGCCAGATCGTGCTCGAAGGGCCTGTCGAAAAGCTGAAGGACGATCCCGACATCCGCAGCTTCTATCTCGGCGTCGGCGAGCAGGGCGCGGAGCGGCAGAGTTTCCGCAATGTCAAACACTACAAGCGGCGCAAGCGATGGCTGAGCTGA
- a CDS encoding AMP-dependent synthetase/ligase, with amino-acid sequence MAELTMNEQGATGRIEEAGFRPLVDIVSAHAAAHGNDVAMRQKRHGIWSEMTWADLERTMHALAAALIELGVKKGSQVGILSENRREWVLAQFGINAAGGVVVGMYPTSPAAEIEHLVNASDTEILFIEDQEQFDKIAELRGRLPRLRKLVVFEPKGLLGEDALGLISFDALLEAGHAAIADLGAEVERRKAAIAEDDTAMMVFTSGSTGPPKAAEISHANLHAAAVLASSFFERFRPGTNVLSYLPLCHIAEQNMTVINALAGRFVMNFGESLRTVTLDLRDVAPQIFFGVPRIWEKMQAGVMVQAATAGRLRRALTFAALASAKRRAATPRSRWSLAQRAENALFDALVYRHIRSYLGLDRCRFAITAAAPISADLLAFLRGIGINVREVWGMSETTGAASLQPDWGESDGRVGFFPAGIDWCIAEDGELLVRGGTIFKGYYRNPEATAATLTDGWLHTGDVAEAAPDGSISIVDRKKDIMINAAGKNLAPSLIENTMKASPYIKECIVIADRRPYVAALIQLDFDTVRLWAESKGIAYTTFRSLAGNEQVRELIDREVDKQNQLLARVEQVKKIWLLPKELDHDDGEVTATMKVRRAKIFDLYGDEIEALYGKAPAG; translated from the coding sequence ATGGCTGAGCTGACCATGAACGAACAAGGCGCCACGGGCCGGATCGAAGAGGCCGGCTTCCGGCCGCTGGTTGACATCGTCTCGGCCCACGCGGCCGCCCATGGCAACGATGTCGCCATGCGCCAGAAGCGGCACGGCATCTGGAGCGAAATGACCTGGGCCGATCTCGAACGGACGATGCACGCCCTTGCCGCCGCCCTGATCGAACTGGGCGTCAAGAAGGGCAGCCAGGTCGGCATCCTGTCCGAGAACCGGCGCGAATGGGTGCTCGCGCAGTTCGGCATCAACGCTGCCGGCGGTGTCGTCGTCGGCATGTATCCGACCAGTCCCGCCGCAGAGATCGAACACCTCGTCAACGCCTCGGACACCGAAATCCTGTTCATCGAGGACCAGGAGCAGTTCGACAAGATCGCCGAACTGCGCGGCAGGCTGCCGAGGCTGCGCAAGCTGGTGGTGTTCGAGCCCAAGGGCCTTCTGGGCGAAGATGCGCTCGGCCTGATCAGCTTCGATGCGCTGCTCGAAGCCGGCCATGCCGCGATCGCCGATCTCGGCGCCGAGGTGGAGCGCCGCAAGGCGGCGATCGCCGAGGACGACACCGCGATGATGGTGTTCACGTCCGGCTCCACCGGCCCGCCCAAGGCGGCCGAGATCAGCCATGCCAACCTGCATGCCGCCGCCGTGCTCGCCTCGTCCTTCTTCGAGCGGTTCCGGCCCGGCACGAACGTGCTGAGCTATCTGCCGCTGTGCCACATCGCCGAGCAGAACATGACGGTGATCAACGCGCTCGCCGGCCGCTTCGTGATGAATTTCGGCGAGTCGCTGCGAACCGTCACGCTCGATCTGCGCGACGTGGCGCCGCAGATCTTCTTCGGCGTCCCGCGCATCTGGGAAAAGATGCAGGCGGGCGTCATGGTGCAGGCGGCGACGGCAGGCCGGCTGCGCCGCGCCCTGACCTTCGCCGCGCTCGCTTCGGCGAAACGCCGCGCCGCCACGCCGCGCAGCCGCTGGTCCCTTGCGCAAAGGGCGGAGAACGCGCTGTTCGACGCGCTCGTCTACCGCCACATCCGCAGCTATCTGGGCCTTGACCGCTGCCGCTTCGCGATCACCGCCGCAGCGCCGATCTCGGCCGATCTTCTCGCCTTCCTGCGCGGCATCGGTATCAATGTGCGCGAGGTCTGGGGCATGTCGGAGACGACGGGCGCGGCGAGCCTGCAGCCCGACTGGGGCGAAAGCGACGGCCGCGTCGGCTTCTTCCCGGCGGGGATCGATTGGTGCATCGCCGAGGATGGCGAACTGCTCGTCAGGGGTGGAACCATCTTCAAGGGCTATTACCGGAACCCTGAAGCGACGGCCGCAACGCTGACCGACGGCTGGCTGCACACAGGCGACGTCGCCGAGGCCGCTCCGGACGGCTCGATCTCCATCGTCGACCGCAAGAAGGACATCATGATCAACGCGGCCGGCAAGAACCTTGCGCCGTCGCTGATCGAGAACACGATGAAGGCCTCGCCCTACATCAAGGAATGCATCGTGATCGCCGACCGGCGCCCCTACGTCGCCGCGCTGATCCAGCTCGACTTCGACACGGTGCGGCTGTGGGCGGAATCGAAGGGGATCGCCTACACGACCTTCCGCTCGCTCGCCGGCAACGAGCAGGTCAGGGAACTGATCGACCGCGAGGTGGACAAGCAGAACCAGCTTCTGGCGCGCGTCGAGCAGGTCAAGAAGATATGGCTGCTGCCCAAGGAACTCGACCATGACGATGGCGAGGTCACCGCGACCATGAAGGTGCGCCGGGCGAAGATATTCGATCTGTACGGCGACGAGATCGAGGCGCTTTACGGCAAGGCGCCGGCCGGGTGA
- a CDS encoding ATP-binding response regulator — translation MKSLTRLIDRWTEALTPERLRNDITAYKRVRMFILSHLFGPFLGHPITIYLFLNDPNPWPHVHILGVSITLFWFFPIALHFFPKRYELLAITSVANLNFAILITSYHFGGVSSPFLMWFLVVPLLAFFYLGSGVRTSVAIFSQIVIGLGAFYAVYLMNKSFPMHIPLSEMVDVTMISMLCASLYIFFMASYYASVVDSQSELVKEIARHQETMDDLKTAKEEAERANGAKSEFLAKMSHELRTPLNAVLGYSEILLEDAELDGNGEQIADLQKISAAGKHLLAMVNDILDISKIEAGKTELYLEDIDLDQLVEEIEVTARPLAAKNTNVFEVIKHGELGTAHLDLTKLRQATFNLLSNAAKFCQNGKITLEAKKEERDGVEMFDLSVRDTGVGISEEALASLFQNFTQAHASINAKFGGTGLGLSLSKNLCRLMGGDITAESVLGEGSTFTITLPMRAQMPDAPEMSEAQVDDTLREAANELRHLNEADKALSSGAEGTRTKRTVLVVDDDPEYLEIMDRMLRKEGLSPILSTDPASALHLARAVRPALMLFDVLMPEVDGWQLVRTMKNDPITANVPVVMVSIMDDPKSNAPQLADGFMSKPVDSAKLRKTLDAHLAKDAA, via the coding sequence ATGAAATCGCTGACCCGACTGATCGACCGCTGGACCGAGGCGCTCACCCCCGAACGGCTGCGCAACGACATCACCGCCTACAAGCGGGTCCGGATGTTCATCCTGTCGCACCTGTTCGGCCCGTTTCTGGGCCATCCGATCACGATCTACCTGTTCCTGAACGATCCCAACCCCTGGCCGCATGTGCATATCCTGGGCGTTTCGATCACGCTGTTCTGGTTCTTCCCGATCGCGCTGCACTTCTTCCCCAAGCGCTACGAGCTTCTGGCGATCACATCGGTGGCCAACCTCAATTTCGCGATCCTGATCACCTCCTACCATTTCGGCGGCGTCTCCTCGCCGTTCCTGATGTGGTTCCTCGTCGTGCCGCTGCTGGCGTTCTTCTATCTGGGCTCGGGCGTAAGGACATCGGTCGCCATTTTCTCGCAGATCGTCATCGGGCTTGGCGCGTTCTACGCGGTCTACCTGATGAACAAGTCGTTCCCGATGCACATCCCGCTTTCGGAGATGGTCGACGTGACGATGATCTCGATGCTGTGCGCCTCGCTCTACATCTTCTTCATGGCGAGCTATTACGCCTCGGTCGTCGACTCCCAGTCCGAACTGGTCAAGGAGATCGCCCGCCACCAGGAGACCATGGACGATCTGAAGACCGCCAAGGAGGAGGCCGAGCGCGCCAACGGCGCGAAGTCGGAATTCCTCGCCAAGATGAGCCATGAGCTGCGCACGCCGCTCAATGCCGTGCTCGGCTACAGCGAGATCCTGCTCGAGGATGCCGAGCTCGACGGCAATGGCGAGCAGATCGCCGACCTGCAGAAGATCTCGGCGGCCGGCAAGCACCTTCTGGCAATGGTCAACGACATCCTCGACATCTCAAAGATCGAGGCCGGCAAGACCGAACTCTATCTGGAGGACATCGATCTGGACCAGCTCGTCGAGGAGATCGAGGTGACGGCCCGTCCGCTCGCCGCCAAGAACACCAACGTCTTCGAGGTCATCAAGCACGGCGAACTGGGCACCGCCCATCTCGATTTGACCAAGCTGCGCCAGGCGACCTTCAACCTGTTGTCGAACGCCGCCAAGTTCTGCCAGAACGGCAAGATCACGCTGGAAGCCAAGAAGGAGGAGCGCGACGGCGTCGAGATGTTCGACCTGTCCGTGCGGGACACCGGCGTCGGCATCTCCGAGGAGGCTCTCGCCTCGCTCTTCCAGAATTTCACCCAGGCCCACGCCTCGATCAACGCCAAGTTCGGCGGCACCGGCCTTGGCCTTTCGCTATCCAAGAACCTGTGCCGGCTGATGGGTGGCGACATCACCGCCGAAAGCGTGCTCGGCGAGGGATCGACCTTCACGATCACGCTGCCGATGCGGGCGCAGATGCCCGATGCGCCGGAGATGAGCGAAGCGCAGGTCGACGACACGCTGCGCGAGGCGGCCAACGAACTGCGCCATCTGAACGAGGCCGACAAGGCCCTGTCCTCGGGCGCCGAGGGGACCAGGACCAAGCGCACCGTGCTGGTGGTCGACGACGACCCGGAATATCTGGAGATCATGGACCGGATGCTGCGCAAGGAAGGGCTGAGCCCGATCCTGAGCACCGACCCCGCCAGCGCCCTGCATCTCGCAAGGGCGGTGCGGCCGGCGCTGATGCTGTTCGATGTGCTGATGCCGGAGGTCGACGGCTGGCAGTTGGTCCGCACGATGAAGAACGATCCGATCACCGCCAACGTCCCCGTGGTCATGGTGTCGATCATGGACGACCCCAAGAGCAACGCGCCGCAACTCGCCGACGGCTTCATGAGCAAGCCCGTCGACTCGGCCAAGCTGCGCAAGACGCTCGACGCCCACCTCGCCAAGGATGCAGCCTGA
- a CDS encoding response regulator: protein MTTVLIVEDHPTNRDIIGRRLGKRGYTIRFAVDGLSAIDSVQEIQPDIILMDIGLGDGIDGCETTRRIKQIPEVAHIPVIALTASAFETDRQNALSAGCTDFDTKPIDLGRLLGKMNQALHVQAVS, encoded by the coding sequence ATGACGACCGTACTGATCGTTGAGGATCACCCCACCAACCGCGACATCATCGGCCGCCGTCTCGGCAAGCGCGGCTACACGATCCGCTTCGCCGTGGACGGCCTGTCGGCGATCGACAGCGTCCAGGAGATCCAGCCCGACATCATCCTGATGGACATCGGCCTCGGCGACGGCATCGACGGCTGCGAGACCACCCGCCGGATCAAGCAGATCCCCGAGGTCGCCCACATCCCGGTGATCGCGCTGACCGCGAGTGCGTTCGAGACCGACCGCCAGAACGCGCTGTCGGCCGGATGCACCGACTTCGACACCAAGCCGATCGATCTGGGCCGGCTGCTCGGCAAGATGAACCAGGCGCTTCACGTCCAGGCGGTCTCGTGA